The following coding sequences lie in one Arachis ipaensis cultivar K30076 chromosome B03, Araip1.1, whole genome shotgun sequence genomic window:
- the LOC107632822 gene encoding uncharacterized protein LOC107632822: MADEQSHAPSNTNPPKMLAINEALRAENQRVAELLRQMEHDRAKGEHKNAEQKEDNDEHSSETKQTTHKTTKTIVKRTNPFTKQVMNFKMPENLTLPSTLKPYQGIGDPNVHVTKFYTMMLMNKESDPILCRTFPTFLDGAALIWFSNLPEGSIPSFDELADQFVNHFAASKIYVHNSDYLSTIKQGPNESLKDYMTRFAEVTNEIPNLNPEVHLHALKSGLRPGKFQECIVIAKPKTLAELREKATTQIEVEEFRAFRTAEKPTTNREEDRRSRHPTNRTDPRSFRITPKFDTYTPFNTKREDIVKDILHSKLIKPPSRAGTYQDQRHVDKSKYCAFHQKYGHTTDDCVIAKDVLEKLAHQGLLDKYIDMRSRRKNTEDLGHQQKTNDNPRDKGRKVDNDNNLPRRIINCISGGFAGGGCTSSARKRSYRALMTMTESTTPRPTNADKPGISFSPEDYNAADRNLDDPVVITAQVGEPLVKKILMDPGSSADVLFYSTFQTMNLSDELLQLSSRELVGFSGQQSGDNPWRPEGGQTVL, translated from the exons ATGGCGGATGAACAAAGCCACGCTCCCTCTAACACCAACCCGCCAAAGATGTTAGCAATCAATGAGGCCCTCAGAGCCGAGAACCAAAGGGTGGCCGAGCTCCTACGGCAGATGGAACACGATCGCGCAAAGGGCGAACACAAAAACGCCGAACAAAAAGAGGACAATGACGAGCACTCCTCCGAAACCAAGCAAACCACTCACAAAACGACAAAGACTATAGTCAAAAGGACCAACCCCTTCACAAAACAAGTTATGAACTTCAAAATGCCTGAGAACCTAACCCTACCTTCAACCTTAAAACCTTACCAGGGAATAGGAGACCCAAATGTCCATGTAACCAAATTTTATACCATGATGTTAATGAATAAAGAATCCGACCCCATCCTATGTCGAACTTTTCCAACCTTCTTAGACGGAGCCGCACTCATCTGGTTTTCCAACTTACCTGAAGGCTCTATCCCAAGTTTTGACGAGTTGGCCGACCAGTTCgtcaaccactttgctgcctcaAAAATCTATGTCCACAACTCAGACTACCTGAGTACAATCAAACAGGGACCAAATGAAAGCCTGAAGGACTACATGACCAGATTCGCAGAAGTGACTAATGAGATACCCAACCTAAATCCTGAAGTTCATCTCCACGCTCTGAAGAGTGGCCTCCGCCCTGGGAAATTCCAAGAGTGCATCGTTATAGCAAAGCCCAAAACCTTGGCCGAGTTGCGAGAAAAAGCAACAACCCAAATTGAGGTGGAAGAGTTCCGAGCATTCAGGACGGCAGAAAAACCCACCACAAACAGAGAAGAGGACAGACGAAGCAGGCATCCAACCAACAGAACAGACCCAAGGTCGTTCAGAATAACACCTAAATTCGACACATACACTCCCTTTAACACAAAAAGAGAGGACATAGTAAAAGATATACTACACTCTAAACTCATCAAACCCCCGAGCAGAGCCGGTACCTACCAGGACCAGAGGCATGTGGACAAGTCCAAATACTGTGCCTTCCATCAAAAGTACGGACATACAACAGACGATTGCGTGATAGCAAAAGACGTACTCGAAAAATTAGCACACCAGGGATTGCTGGACAAATACATCGACATGCGTAGTCGAAGAAAAAACACTGAAGACCTCGGCCACCAACAAAAAACAAACGACAACCCCCGAGACAAGGGGCGAAAGGTAGACAATGATAACAATCTACCCCGCCGAATAATAAACTGTATTTCTGGTGGCTTTGCAGGTGGAGGATGCACGAGCTCGGCACGAAAGCGGTCATACCGAGCCTTGATGACTATGACAGAATCAACAACACCTCGGCCGACCAACGCGGACAAACCTGGAATATCATTCAGCCCCGAAGATTACAATGCCGCTGACCGAAACCTAGACGACCCCGTAGTCATCACCGCACAGGTCGGAGAGCCCCTGGTAAAAAAGATCCTCATGGACCCGGGGAGCAGCGCCGACGTATTGTTCTACTCAACGTTCCAAACGATGAACCTAAGCGATGAACTCCTGCAACTGTCATCCAGGGAATTGGTAGGTTTCTCAG GACAACAAAGTGGTGACAATCCATGGAGACCAGAAGGAGGCCAGACAGTGCTATAA
- the LOC107634331 gene encoding luc7-like protein → MINEKLKKAEDLGEQGKVDEAQKALEEAEALKKLPTRQEPVVDNSNSSKYIAADVWIVSRFPVFYNFNEIICTHISITFQMMHQNI, encoded by the exons ATGATAAATGAGAAGTTGAAGAAAGCCGAGGACCTTG GCGAGCAAGGAAAGGTTGATGAGGCGCAAAAAGCATTGGAAGAAGCCGAAGCACTTAAGAAG CTTCCGACAAGGCAGGAGCCTGTAGTGGATAATTCAAATTCTTCAAAATATATAGCTGCTGATGTGTGGATTGTGAGTAGATTTCCTGTGTTCTATAACTTTAATGAGATAATATGCACTCATATTTCGATTACATTTCAAATGATGCATCAAAATATATGA